A genomic region of Desulfuromonas sp. TF contains the following coding sequences:
- a CDS encoding PD-(D/E)XK motif protein produces the protein MTGGMQDRLVEIWRDLAVHPEGNLSFTGRRYRRLDLERESGFRLSCLFPAQFWELLVEVPPDGAGGEIQFPQWQGMAFELLFLDVPAKGSKHISLRLDDKDLQDVFVTVCADLAAELQELVGPDQRQKTLADFLDRWSRFFDKQGWLGLSKASQRGLYGELWFLRRLLDSGLPPSHVIGAWKGCERAYHDFEMSGKIVEVKTTLSKEPKRVRISNERQLDDRGLESLHLLVLSLVSSLGGGESLPGIIEELRKRFVYSPGCRRRFNHALGEAGYLEVHAGQYVSTYEVRSVEFFQVKEGFPRILELPSGTGDLSYSLIIAAISAFASDMDEFLKQLAGRA, from the coding sequence GTGACTGGGGGCATGCAGGACCGACTTGTTGAGATCTGGAGGGATCTGGCTGTGCACCCGGAGGGCAACCTGTCCTTTACGGGGCGCAGATACCGTCGGCTGGATCTGGAGAGGGAGAGTGGATTCCGACTCAGCTGTCTCTTCCCTGCACAATTCTGGGAGCTTCTGGTCGAGGTTCCTCCCGATGGTGCCGGTGGTGAGATCCAGTTCCCACAGTGGCAGGGCATGGCCTTTGAATTGCTTTTCCTGGATGTCCCGGCCAAGGGGTCAAAGCACATATCATTGCGACTGGATGATAAGGACCTCCAAGATGTCTTCGTGACGGTATGCGCCGATCTGGCGGCCGAGCTTCAGGAACTGGTTGGCCCGGATCAGCGACAGAAAACACTTGCAGACTTTCTCGACAGGTGGTCTCGGTTCTTTGATAAACAGGGCTGGCTCGGACTTTCAAAAGCAAGTCAAAGAGGTTTGTATGGAGAGCTCTGGTTTCTTCGTCGGCTTCTCGACTCCGGTTTGCCACCATCACATGTCATCGGGGCATGGAAGGGATGCGAGAGGGCCTACCATGACTTCGAAATGTCGGGGAAGATTGTGGAGGTCAAAACGACGCTTTCCAAGGAACCCAAGAGAGTCCGCATCAGTAATGAAAGGCAGCTCGATGACAGAGGCCTTGAGTCTCTGCATCTTCTGGTTCTGTCGCTTGTGAGTTCCCTAGGAGGTGGGGAGTCCCTCCCCGGGATCATTGAAGAGCTGCGAAAGAGATTCGTTTACTCCCCTGGCTGCCGGAGACGGTTCAATCATGCACTCGGTGAGGCGGGATACCTTGAGGTGCATGCGGGTCAGTATGTTTCAACGTACGAAGTGAGAAGTGTGGAATTCTTCCAGGTCAAAGAGGGGTTCCCGAGGATTCTCGAACTACCTTCAGGTACCGGGGACCTGAGCTATTCGCTGATCATCGCGGCGATTTCCGCCTTTGCGTCCGATATGGATGAATTTCTAAAGCAGCTTGCCGGGAGAGCTTGA
- a CDS encoding Z1 domain-containing protein, with translation MEQIYEEIIKLSFAYFESRPVTPETIWDYIARAKGFYPEHSLDEKRLFNALETVHAPTISDDARILEDSEGHEDWFNPDTHLPLKRDFKWHFWDHYQQYLLLRKRWPKNIVKSMDRFSSLVLSRIEDPLRAGYWDRRGMVVGNVQSGKTANYTALITKAADAGYKLFVVLAGVHNSLRSQTQERLNEEFLGYDLEVIQRITGQERRIGVRRMFNDHRTVNTLTSSADCGDFSRVVANQAGIIPSTTGDPIILVVKKNVSILRNLIEWATSLARPDSSGHRVVQDIPLLLIDDECDFASVNTREPVRDEFHNIIEDWDPTRTNLLIRQLLSSFAKSNYIGYTATPFANIFIHKDDPHPIYGDDLFPKHFLVSLPQPDNYVGPEKLFGLRGDPDVGIAALEPLPLLRDVDDTETVIPGSHKSHLVINELPESLIRAIKSFLLVCSARRLRATGTPHNSMLIHVTRFTGVQSRVRDLVESELSRLSGRIMSGTDSLDDFRDLWEEDFIPTSVEMKRRDFKDARIHDWSEIRPVLFDVIRSLKLKGINGEIGDTLDYRQSELNARQRVERGETVPWAESGATIIAIGGDKLSRGLTLDGLSVSYYLRAARMYDTLMQMGRWFGYRDGYNDLCRIYTTEELMRWYQHIALANRELRNEFDYMEAIGSSPEKFGLKVRKHPGRLAITAAGKARATERMQITFAGRCLRTIVFDPRFSAPNMEALEGLIEEIGREPDREIIPEKPRFYWTNVPPQLVTKFMRSYVTQEDEKRVVDPARIADYIDRQTARNELTDWHVVLVSNSNPIHRFPVGKYEIGAVLRKPLRRVEERLISIGTLTSPMDEYIDMEKDEYERVRKLYERLKIEDEDDKTRFAAFARLERPKERGLLLIYFPACDDDVEGGAFRYGLDGKEVVGFAVSFPGSDTAEPIEYVVNSVYADGEDAA, from the coding sequence ATGGAGCAGATCTACGAGGAAATCATCAAACTCTCATTTGCCTATTTTGAAAGCAGACCGGTTACTCCCGAGACGATCTGGGACTACATCGCACGAGCCAAGGGCTTCTATCCGGAGCACTCACTCGACGAAAAGAGACTCTTCAACGCCCTTGAAACAGTTCATGCTCCAACCATTTCCGATGATGCCAGAATTCTGGAAGATTCGGAGGGCCACGAGGACTGGTTCAATCCCGACACGCACCTGCCTCTCAAACGGGACTTCAAGTGGCATTTCTGGGACCACTATCAGCAGTATCTGCTGCTCAGGAAAAGATGGCCGAAGAACATCGTCAAGAGCATGGACCGATTTTCGAGTCTGGTCCTCTCAAGGATCGAGGATCCGCTGCGAGCGGGGTACTGGGATCGACGTGGGATGGTCGTCGGCAATGTCCAATCGGGAAAGACGGCGAACTATACAGCCCTGATTACAAAGGCTGCGGACGCCGGATACAAGCTCTTTGTCGTGCTGGCCGGTGTGCACAACAGCCTCCGAAGCCAGACCCAGGAAAGGCTCAACGAAGAATTCCTGGGTTATGATCTCGAAGTCATTCAACGGATCACCGGCCAAGAACGCCGTATAGGCGTTCGCAGAATGTTCAACGATCATAGGACTGTGAATACGCTTACCAGCTCCGCGGACTGTGGCGATTTCAGTCGTGTTGTCGCAAATCAGGCCGGCATCATCCCTTCCACGACGGGCGACCCGATCATTCTTGTAGTAAAGAAGAATGTGTCCATCCTCCGGAACCTCATCGAGTGGGCCACCAGCCTAGCTAGACCGGACAGCAGCGGCCATCGTGTCGTTCAGGACATCCCGCTGCTTCTTATCGATGATGAGTGTGACTTCGCTTCAGTGAACACCCGCGAACCGGTGAGGGATGAATTCCATAACATCATCGAAGACTGGGACCCGACCCGCACCAATCTGCTCATCAGGCAGCTGCTGTCGAGCTTTGCAAAGAGCAACTATATCGGCTATACGGCCACGCCCTTTGCCAACATTTTCATTCACAAAGATGATCCACATCCGATTTACGGCGACGATCTCTTCCCGAAGCATTTTCTCGTCAGTCTTCCCCAGCCTGACAACTATGTCGGCCCGGAGAAGCTTTTCGGCCTAAGGGGCGACCCGGATGTTGGCATTGCCGCGCTCGAGCCTCTCCCACTCCTGCGCGACGTCGACGATACCGAAACGGTCATTCCCGGAAGTCACAAGTCCCACTTGGTCATAAATGAATTGCCGGAATCACTCATAAGGGCGATCAAATCCTTTCTTCTGGTCTGCTCGGCGAGGAGACTGCGTGCTACAGGCACACCGCACAATTCCATGCTTATTCATGTGACACGATTTACCGGTGTTCAATCACGGGTGAGGGATCTCGTAGAGTCGGAGCTTTCCAGACTTTCGGGGCGAATCATGAGCGGCACCGATTCGCTGGACGACTTCAGGGATCTTTGGGAGGAGGATTTCATTCCGACGAGTGTCGAGATGAAGAGAAGAGATTTCAAAGACGCTCGGATTCATGACTGGTCCGAGATCCGCCCCGTTCTCTTCGACGTGATCCGCTCTCTGAAGCTTAAGGGTATCAACGGTGAAATCGGAGATACGCTCGACTACCGTCAGTCGGAACTCAACGCAAGGCAGAGGGTTGAACGGGGCGAGACAGTCCCTTGGGCGGAGTCGGGTGCGACCATCATCGCAATCGGCGGGGACAAACTCTCTCGTGGCCTGACTCTTGACGGCCTTTCCGTCTCCTACTATCTGCGTGCGGCCAGGATGTATGATACCCTCATGCAGATGGGCAGATGGTTCGGTTACCGTGACGGCTACAATGATCTCTGTCGGATCTACACCACGGAAGAGCTTATGCGCTGGTATCAGCACATCGCTCTGGCCAATCGTGAACTCAGGAACGAGTTCGACTACATGGAGGCCATCGGCAGTTCGCCCGAAAAGTTCGGCCTCAAGGTTCGAAAGCACCCTGGACGTCTCGCCATAACAGCCGCTGGCAAGGCTAGGGCAACAGAGAGGATGCAGATCACTTTTGCAGGCCGATGTCTGCGTACGATTGTTTTTGATCCCAGATTTTCAGCGCCCAACATGGAGGCGCTGGAAGGGCTAATCGAGGAAATCGGGCGGGAGCCTGACCGGGAGATAATTCCAGAGAAGCCTCGCTTTTACTGGACGAATGTGCCACCGCAGTTGGTCACGAAGTTTATGCGAAGCTATGTGACCCAGGAAGACGAGAAGCGGGTTGTCGATCCGGCCCGCATTGCCGACTATATCGACCGACAGACCGCCCGGAATGAGTTGACGGACTGGCACGTCGTTCTGGTCTCCAATTCAAATCCAATCCACAGGTTTCCGGTTGGTAAATATGAGATCGGCGCCGTTCTGCGCAAACCCCTCAGGAGAGTGGAGGAGCGTCTCATCTCCATAGGTACTCTGACAAGCCCCATGGATGAATACATCGATATGGAGAAGGACGAATATGAAAGGGTAAGGAAGCTGTATGAACGCCTCAAGATTGAGGACGAGGACGACAAGACGAGATTCGCAGCTTTCGCCCGATTGGAGAGACCTAAAGAACGCGGCCTGCTGCTGATCTACTTTCCCGCCTGTGACGATGATGTCGAGGGAGGGGCCTTCCGTTACGGACTTGATGGGAAAGAGGTTGTGGGCTTCGCGGTTAGTTTCCCGGGGAGTGATACCGCCGAGCCCATCGAATATGTGGTTAACTCGGTCTATGCGGACGGGGAGGATGCCGCGTGA
- a CDS encoding ATP-binding protein → MKEWLMSEDFEDCPPRAEAMIHSLRAFGYDLGMAIADLIDNSIFAGASNIWLSYDWNHGDPWVALLDDGRGMSEARLVEAMRLGTQSPLEERDKTDLGRFGLGLKTASFSQCKLLTVRTRQAGGAPSTRYWDLDHVERTKMWQLGRNPPANIRELLRPLDDLEHGTIVVWKALDRIVDHSITDRHDPRDAFLGRFLAVKTYLEMVFHRYLEKRPKRIKIKIGISECSAWDPFLLRNNFTRELSSERHEDNRVKVVPYVLPHVSNRSVQENEQGGGIKGWNAQQGFYVYRNDRMIVSGGYLDLDLKPEEHYKLARISIDITNDMDHEWSIDVRKAVASPPDRLRNELLRIARATRQKASEIYRARTGARRRGATARATNDVWLKREADGKITYRVNSSNPVLVKLLEEIDAPRGWAKKLFHVLESTVPHRLIIMDGIENEDCHVDLPETLHAPPPGLMDYCREIYLDKLREGRSHEEAVDIVCSIEPFDVHPSYRATLDSFAEGRN, encoded by the coding sequence TTGAAAGAATGGCTCATGTCCGAAGACTTTGAGGACTGTCCGCCACGGGCTGAGGCAATGATCCACTCCCTGAGGGCCTTTGGTTACGATCTGGGTATGGCCATCGCCGATCTGATCGACAACAGCATTTTTGCCGGAGCTTCGAACATATGGCTCAGTTATGACTGGAATCACGGCGATCCATGGGTGGCCCTGCTTGATGATGGCAGGGGCATGTCCGAGGCCAGACTGGTTGAGGCAATGCGGCTGGGAACCCAGAGTCCACTCGAGGAGAGAGATAAGACTGACTTGGGAAGATTCGGGCTGGGCCTTAAGACGGCATCTTTTTCACAATGTAAGTTGCTGACAGTACGGACTAGACAGGCAGGAGGAGCACCCTCGACCAGATATTGGGATCTCGACCATGTGGAGCGGACCAAAATGTGGCAACTCGGGCGGAACCCTCCAGCGAACATTCGTGAACTTTTGCGCCCGCTCGACGATCTTGAGCATGGGACCATCGTCGTTTGGAAGGCACTTGATCGGATCGTGGATCACAGCATTACGGATCGGCATGATCCGAGAGATGCGTTTCTGGGTCGTTTCTTGGCCGTTAAGACATACTTAGAAATGGTTTTTCATCGTTATCTGGAGAAACGTCCCAAACGGATCAAAATTAAGATCGGCATTAGTGAATGCAGTGCGTGGGACCCTTTTCTGCTTAGAAACAATTTTACCCGTGAACTTTCCAGCGAGAGACATGAAGACAACCGGGTCAAGGTCGTTCCCTATGTCCTTCCGCATGTCTCGAATAGATCTGTTCAGGAGAATGAACAGGGTGGTGGAATCAAAGGGTGGAACGCTCAGCAGGGGTTCTATGTCTATCGAAATGACAGAATGATCGTCTCGGGGGGGTATCTTGATCTGGACCTCAAGCCCGAGGAGCATTACAAGCTGGCTCGTATAAGTATCGACATCACCAACGACATGGATCATGAATGGTCAATTGATGTCCGCAAGGCCGTGGCTTCACCACCCGACCGTCTTCGAAACGAGCTGCTGCGAATTGCAAGAGCGACACGTCAGAAAGCATCCGAAATCTACAGAGCCCGTACTGGTGCACGAAGAAGGGGTGCCACAGCAAGAGCGACGAATGATGTCTGGCTCAAACGTGAAGCGGACGGAAAGATTACCTACAGGGTGAACAGCAGCAACCCCGTACTGGTTAAACTTCTGGAGGAGATCGACGCCCCGCGTGGGTGGGCGAAGAAACTCTTTCATGTTCTTGAATCTACCGTCCCGCATCGACTCATCATTATGGATGGGATTGAAAACGAAGACTGCCATGTTGATCTTCCGGAAACTCTTCATGCGCCACCCCCGGGGCTCATGGACTACTGCAGGGAGATCTACCTGGACAAGCTGCGCGAGGGCAGGTCACATGAAGAGGCGGTCGATATTGTCTGCAGTATCGAACCATTTGATGTCCACCCAAGCTATCGTGCAACCCTTGATTCTTTTGCGGAGGGAAGAAACTGA
- a CDS encoding DNA mismatch endonuclease Vsr has protein sequence MVDRITKERRSWNMSRIRSKDTSPEKLVRSFLHRAGFRFRLHVNKLPGSPDIVLPRHWTAIFVHGCFWHRHEGCKFAYSPKSRREFWEAKFQANVKRDAVVRQQLEDLGWNVGIVWECQTKDERTLVQCIESILPLCK, from the coding sequence GTGGTTGATCGAATCACTAAAGAACGTCGCAGTTGGAACATGTCGAGAATCCGCTCCAAGGATACATCGCCTGAAAAACTAGTGCGATCTTTTTTGCATCGGGCAGGTTTTCGCTTCAGACTTCATGTAAATAAGCTTCCTGGCAGTCCAGATATTGTGCTTCCGAGGCATTGGACTGCCATTTTTGTTCATGGGTGCTTCTGGCATCGTCATGAGGGATGCAAGTTCGCATATTCTCCAAAGTCGCGGCGGGAGTTTTGGGAAGCGAAATTTCAGGCGAACGTGAAACGGGATGCCGTCGTCAGGCAACAGCTTGAGGACCTTGGCTGGAACGTAGGGATCGTTTGGGAATGCCAAACCAAAGATGAGCGGACACTGGTTCAATGCATTGAATCCATTCTGCCATTATGCAAGTGA
- a CDS encoding DNA cytosine methyltransferase: MAIPIIDLFAGPGGLGEGFSQVGWREGNPFFRIGLSVEKETFAHRTLRLRSFVRKFPYDKIPEEYFQFLKEGRPPEALFSLKKFSEQARTAENEAWNETLRNDDDFNTALDVRVRMALRGNENWVLIGGPPCQAYSVVGRSRNKGEKDYVPEKDDRHYLYQEYLRIVGVHNPAIFVMENVKGLLSSKVNGSAVFKQILQDLRAPLNGHGCRYRIFSLAIAPHSYDEPEFVDKDFVIESEKYGIPQTRHRVILLGVREDICQKGVRPSVLTEEKRISLYKILTLPELRSGISRGKYNESDWMQAVKRFPVNKLRQEIERLSDRWTMENIRDALGGLRVPSSDMGGNFVDKPPSSIKAEHLRVWYEDERIKGVFNHSARTHMESDLHRYLYASSFAKAKGRSPRMEEFPELLKPAHKNRDSGDFDDRFRVQVTGKPATTVTCHISKDGHYFIHPDPSQCRSLTVREAARIQTFPDNYFFCGNRTEQYIQVGNAVPPLLANKIALIVKKMLIEAFGDCG; the protein is encoded by the coding sequence ATGGCGATACCAATAATCGATTTATTTGCTGGCCCGGGCGGGCTGGGTGAAGGCTTCAGCCAAGTTGGATGGCGCGAAGGGAATCCTTTCTTCCGGATCGGCCTTTCAGTTGAAAAAGAAACTTTTGCGCATCGTACTCTTCGACTCAGAAGTTTTGTACGGAAATTCCCCTATGATAAAATCCCGGAAGAATATTTTCAATTTTTAAAAGAGGGTAGACCCCCTGAGGCTCTTTTTTCACTAAAAAAATTTTCAGAGCAGGCTCGAACTGCAGAAAATGAAGCTTGGAATGAGACTCTTCGTAATGACGATGATTTCAATACGGCTCTTGATGTACGAGTCCGTATGGCTCTTCGGGGTAATGAGAATTGGGTACTTATTGGAGGGCCTCCCTGCCAGGCCTATTCCGTCGTTGGTCGTTCCAGAAATAAGGGCGAAAAAGATTATGTTCCGGAAAAGGACGACCGCCATTATCTGTACCAGGAATATTTGCGGATTGTAGGTGTCCACAATCCGGCAATTTTTGTCATGGAAAACGTTAAGGGACTGCTTTCGTCCAAGGTTAACGGCAGTGCAGTTTTCAAGCAGATCCTGCAAGATCTTCGAGCCCCTTTAAATGGCCATGGTTGCAGATACCGAATCTTCTCACTTGCTATAGCCCCCCATTCTTATGATGAGCCGGAATTTGTGGACAAGGATTTTGTAATTGAGTCTGAAAAGTATGGCATTCCTCAGACCAGGCATCGGGTTATTCTTCTCGGGGTCAGAGAAGACATTTGCCAAAAAGGTGTCAGGCCCTCCGTTTTAACTGAAGAAAAAAGAATCAGTCTTTATAAGATTCTTACTCTTCCAGAATTACGGAGTGGAATTTCCAGGGGTAAATATAATGAGAGTGACTGGATGCAGGCTGTTAAAAGGTTCCCAGTAAACAAATTGAGACAAGAGATAGAGCGCTTGTCGGATCGCTGGACGATGGAGAATATCCGGGATGCCTTAGGTGGTCTGAGGGTTCCATCAAGTGATATGGGTGGTAACTTTGTGGATAAGCCGCCATCCTCAATAAAAGCTGAACACCTGAGGGTCTGGTATGAAGATGAACGTATTAAAGGAGTTTTCAACCATTCAGCAAGAACGCACATGGAGTCCGATCTTCACCGATATTTATATGCATCCAGTTTTGCCAAGGCAAAGGGAAGGTCTCCAAGAATGGAAGAGTTTCCTGAGCTTTTAAAGCCAGCACACAAAAACAGAGACTCCGGTGATTTTGATGACCGGTTTAGAGTCCAGGTGACTGGAAAACCTGCGACTACAGTGACCTGCCATATATCAAAGGATGGACATTATTTTATCCACCCTGACCCCTCGCAATGTAGAAGCCTGACGGTCAGAGAAGCAGCAAGAATTCAGACTTTTCCAGATAATTACTTTTTTTGCGGCAACAGGACAGAGCAGTATATCCAAGTAGGTAATGCGGTTCCGCCATTGTTGGCGAACAAGATAGCATTGATTGTAAAGAAAATGCTGATAGAGGCTTTTGGCGACTGTGGTTGA
- a CDS encoding four helix bundle protein, with translation MKGVKHFEELDVWQRAREMAGEIYACCRDGDFARDFGLRDQIRRAAVSVVSNVAEGFERGGDREFRQFLALAKGSCGEVRAQLYVALDQGYLNQEKFDRVSALTVQIGRMLGGLMNYLKVSDYKGQKFK, from the coding sequence GTGAAAGGGGTAAAGCATTTCGAGGAGTTGGATGTCTGGCAGAGGGCGCGGGAGATGGCCGGAGAGATCTACGCCTGCTGCAGGGATGGGGATTTCGCTCGTGATTTCGGATTGAGGGATCAGATCCGTCGGGCAGCTGTGTCGGTCGTCTCGAATGTCGCCGAAGGGTTCGAGCGGGGCGGTGACCGTGAGTTCCGCCAATTCCTGGCATTGGCCAAGGGGTCGTGCGGGGAAGTCAGGGCTCAGCTCTATGTTGCGCTCGATCAAGGGTATCTCAATCAGGAGAAGTTTGACCGCGTCAGTGCGCTGACAGTCCAGATCGGCCGAATGCTTGGCGGGCTGATGAATTATCTGAAGGTGTCGGATTATAAAGGGCAAAAGTTCAAATAA
- the nth gene encoding endonuclease III, translating to MIRSDIRKKSLKVLDILAATHSDAAIALEFSNPLELLVATILSAQCTDVRVNQVTRDLFRKYPDARAYAEADLSEFENDIRSTGFYRNKARNIVAAARTILEDHGGKVPSSMEELTDLPGVGRKTANVVRGNAFGLPGMVVDTHVKRVSFRLGWTAEKDPGKIERDLSTLLPEERWTEASHVLIFHGRRICKAPVPSCSGCPVLEYCPRAGVMKSR from the coding sequence ATGATCCGATCCGATATCAGGAAAAAATCCCTCAAGGTTCTGGATATCCTGGCGGCTACCCATTCGGATGCAGCCATCGCCCTGGAGTTCTCCAACCCGCTGGAACTTCTGGTGGCCACCATTCTCTCGGCCCAGTGCACCGACGTGCGGGTGAACCAGGTGACGCGGGACCTCTTCCGAAAATACCCCGACGCGCGAGCCTATGCCGAGGCGGACCTCTCCGAATTCGAGAACGACATCCGGTCCACGGGCTTTTACAGGAACAAGGCCCGGAACATCGTCGCCGCCGCCAGAACCATCCTCGAAGATCACGGAGGGAAGGTCCCCTCCTCCATGGAGGAGCTCACCGACCTTCCCGGGGTGGGGCGCAAGACGGCCAACGTGGTCCGGGGGAATGCCTTCGGGCTGCCGGGGATGGTGGTCGACACCCACGTCAAGCGGGTTTCCTTTCGCCTGGGGTGGACGGCGGAAAAGGATCCCGGAAAGATCGAAAGGGATCTTTCCACGCTCCTCCCGGAAGAGCGATGGACGGAGGCCAGCCACGTCCTGATCTTCCACGGACGACGGATCTGCAAGGCCCCGGTTCCCAGCTGCTCGGGGTGCCCGGTGCTGGAATATTGTCCAAGGGCGGGAGTGATGAAGTCGCGCTAG
- a CDS encoding endonuclease/exonuclease/phosphatase family protein, which translates to MTTTRVMTYNVRRCRGRHGEVDPDRTLSVIGAGAPDIVALQDITADQLAYLARRLGMKSYGSPGEGGNAFLSYHMLKGIREYELGDGGCCLQADAEFSGKRLHLFDVHLAFAPGRRHNQIAGLLGPDILGNRNLVCPTLILGDFADLLGWMGNVSLSLSLRRAPRLLWNATYPARFPVLGRDRAYLRGDLRVVDSRILRSSLSRQASSHLPLVLTVQVIDPRTYLRVEKLSRSRMEIAPG; encoded by the coding sequence GTGACAACCACCCGCGTCATGACATATAACGTCCGGCGCTGCCGGGGACGGCACGGTGAAGTAGATCCCGACCGTACGCTGAGCGTCATCGGTGCAGGAGCGCCGGATATCGTGGCCCTTCAGGACATCACTGCCGATCAGCTCGCCTACCTGGCCAGGCGGCTCGGCATGAAAAGCTACGGCAGCCCCGGTGAGGGCGGCAACGCCTTTCTCTCCTATCACATGCTGAAGGGGATTCGGGAATACGAGCTGGGAGACGGAGGCTGCTGCCTGCAGGCCGATGCGGAATTTTCCGGAAAACGCCTGCACCTCTTCGATGTCCATCTGGCTTTTGCGCCCGGGCGGCGTCACAACCAGATCGCAGGCCTGCTGGGGCCCGATATCCTGGGCAACCGCAACCTGGTCTGCCCGACCCTGATTCTCGGTGATTTTGCCGACCTGCTGGGCTGGATGGGTAATGTAAGTCTCTCGTTGTCTCTTCGCAGGGCTCCCCGTCTTCTGTGGAACGCCACCTATCCGGCCCGTTTCCCTGTGCTGGGGCGGGATCGCGCCTATCTGCGAGGAGATCTGCGGGTGGTCGACTCACGGATTCTTCGTTCATCCCTGTCCCGCCAGGCCTCTTCTCACCTGCCCCTGGTTCTGACCGTTCAGGTCATCGATCCCCGCACCTATCTTCGGGTTGAAAAGCTAAGCCGCAGTCGCATGGAGATCGCTCCGGGATGA
- a CDS encoding peptidylprolyl isomerase has translation MSRTVVFLFAFLILAAPVLGEENVVIQTNYGEIKLALNEEKAPITVKNFLHYVENGFYEGTVFHRVIKDFMIQGGGFTPDLKQKENLAPIKNEADNGLKNGRGTIAMARTNVVDSATSQFFINLKDNDFLNHAGNAPPAYGYAVFGKVVEGMDVVDRIGTSPTRRSGPFQDLPVETVIIKSVRKVEK, from the coding sequence ATGTCGAGAACAGTCGTGTTCCTGTTTGCGTTCCTGATCCTGGCAGCGCCGGTTCTGGGCGAGGAGAATGTGGTCATCCAGACGAATTATGGAGAGATCAAGCTTGCGCTCAATGAGGAGAAGGCTCCCATCACCGTGAAAAACTTTCTGCACTATGTCGAAAACGGCTTTTATGAGGGAACGGTTTTTCACCGGGTCATCAAGGATTTCATGATCCAGGGCGGCGGATTCACCCCCGACCTGAAACAAAAGGAAAATCTCGCACCTATTAAGAATGAGGCGGACAACGGCCTGAAAAACGGGCGGGGAACGATCGCCATGGCCCGCACGAATGTGGTGGACAGCGCCACCAGTCAGTTCTTCATCAATCTGAAGGACAATGATTTCCTCAATCATGCGGGGAACGCGCCCCCAGCTTACGGATACGCCGTTTTCGGAAAGGTTGTGGAGGGGATGGACGTTGTCGACAGAATCGGTACCAGCCCCACCAGGAGGAGCGGTCCGTTCCAGGATCTGCCGGTGGAGACCGTGATCATAAAATCCGTCAGGAAGGTGGAAAAGTAA
- a CDS encoding NAD(P)H-dependent glycerol-3-phosphate dehydrogenase, translating into MEIGVIGAGSWGTTLADLLAKKGFTVTLWAYEKDLVERMGRSRENDLYLPGVALSENLSFTSDLTEAVAFKKVLVLVPPSQLMRQVMSRAVPHIAPDTVLVSASKGIENETLQTMSEVLNDLLAPDLNRRLAFLSGPSFAREVAAGMPTAVVATSGDSEIARKVQEIFSTEVFRVYTNDDVIGVELGGALKNVIALAAGVSDGLGFGYNTRAALITRGLAEMTRIGMAMGANPATFSGLAGMGDLVLTCTGDLSRNRTVGMELGRGRSLEEILAGMNMVAEGVKTTLSTFQLAQKLQIEVPIVEQMYLILYQGKEARQAVTDLMLRELKPEGV; encoded by the coding sequence TTGGAAATCGGCGTCATAGGCGCCGGCAGCTGGGGAACCACCCTGGCCGACCTGCTGGCCAAAAAGGGTTTCACCGTCACCCTCTGGGCCTATGAGAAAGATCTTGTGGAGCGTATGGGACGCAGCCGGGAGAACGATCTCTATCTGCCCGGCGTAGCCCTGTCCGAAAACCTTTCTTTCACCTCCGATCTGACTGAGGCGGTGGCCTTCAAGAAAGTCCTGGTTCTGGTTCCCCCTTCCCAGCTCATGCGCCAAGTGATGTCCCGGGCGGTGCCGCACATCGCGCCGGATACGGTGCTGGTCTCCGCCTCCAAGGGAATCGAAAACGAAACTCTTCAGACCATGTCCGAAGTTCTCAATGACCTTCTGGCTCCAGACCTGAACCGTCGGCTGGCCTTTCTGTCCGGCCCCTCTTTTGCCAGGGAAGTCGCCGCAGGGATGCCGACTGCCGTCGTGGCCACTTCCGGCGATTCCGAAATCGCCCGCAAGGTGCAGGAGATATTCAGCACCGAGGTTTTCCGGGTTTATACGAACGACGACGTCATCGGGGTCGAACTGGGGGGAGCTCTTAAAAACGTTATCGCGCTTGCGGCAGGGGTTTCGGACGGCCTGGGTTTTGGATACAATACACGTGCCGCCCTGATCACACGGGGTTTGGCGGAAATGACCCGGATCGGGATGGCCATGGGCGCCAATCCGGCCACCTTCTCCGGACTGGCCGGTATGGGAGATCTGGTGCTGACCTGCACCGGCGACCTCTCCCGAAACAGAACCGTGGGAATGGAACTTGGGCGCGGGAGAAGCCTGGAGGAAATACTGGCGGGAATGAACATGGTCGCCGAAGGGGTTAAGACGACCCTCTCCACTTTTCAACTGGCGCAGAAACTACAGATAGAGGTTCCCATCGTCGAACAGATGTATCTTATCCTGTACCAGGGCAAAGAGGCCCGCCAGGCGGTTACCGACCTTATGCTCCGGGAGTTGAAGCCGGAAGGGGTCTGA